GCCCTTCTCGATCAGCCGCTCCCGGGGGACGCTGATGGCGCGCGAGTCGACACCCATGCCGGCGGCGATCGCGGCGCGCGTGACGTTGCCGTCGCCGGCGGCGGCCATGGCGGCGAGGAAGCGCTGCTCGAGGCGGGAGGCGGCGCCCCACCGTGCCCGGTGCATCGCGGCGAGCTGGTCGCGGGCGACGGGCAGGCCACGCTTGACGTGGGCGAGCGTCAGTCGGGTGCCGGTGTCGGGGTCGGCGGCGTCCCAGGTGGTGGAGCCGAGGAGCTGGAGCAGGTACGGGTAGCCGCGTGACTCGGTGACGACGGCGGCCAGGGCGCCGTCGGTCCAGGTGACGCCCTCCGCCTCGGCGGGGGCGACCAGGGCGGCGCGGGCGTCGTCGTCGGACAGCACGTCGAGCGAGACGAAGGTGCTGCGCTCGCCGAAGGTCGCGGCCCGGGTGAGCGCCTCCGGGGTGACCGGCAGGCCGGCGGCGACGGTGGCGAGCGGGTTCTCCGTCCGCTCGCCGTCGAGGTTCTGCAGGGTGTTGAGCAGCACCGACATCTCGTCGGCCGAGGCCGTGTGGAGCTCGTCGAGGAGCAGGAAGAGGCCTGCCCCGCCATGACCGCGCACCGACGCCGCGGCGTCGTGGAGCAGTGACTCGAGCATGCCGATCGCGGCGTGCGGGGGAGCGGTCGCCGCCTCCTTGCGGGAGACCTCGGCCTGTACCTTGGCGCCGGGCAGCCCGACCTCCACGGTCAGCCGCTCGAGCTGCCCGCGCCATCGCGTGCCCGCAGGTACGGCGTCCGCCCGCTCGAGGGCACGGCCGACGCTGTGCGCGATGGCCGAGAGGACCGGCTGCTGCCGCGAGCAGGCCACCCAGGCGGTGACGAACCCCGCCTCGACGGCACCGCGCTGTGCGGCGCGCAGGAGCGAGGTCTTGCCGATGCCGCGCGGCGCGTGGAACACCATGAGCGGGCCGCCGAGCTCGCCGTACGTCGCCACCCTGGCCAGTAGGCCCTCGATGCGGCGCATCTCCACGGCGCGGCCGGCGAGGATCCGGGGGACCTGGCCGGGGGTGTAGGGATTGCTCGGCATGCCGCCTCCCGCGCGTGATACGTCTTTATACTTGGCCGAAGTATAAAGCGGTATCCCCTGGTGTCGAGGGCTCAGAGGTACGGGTCGGTGATCTCGCGCAGCGCTGCCAGGCTCTCCCGCAGCACGGCCATCCGGCGTGGGCCCAGGTGTGCCCGCCACTGCGCCTCGAGATGGCTCAGTGCCTCCATCGCCGCGGCGCGTGCCTGCTCGCCGCGACCGGCCACCCGGACCAGCCGGGCCCTCGCGTCGGTGGGATCCGGCACGCGCTCGACGTACCCGCCTGCCTCGAGCTGGTCGACCATGTAGCCGGCCGTCTGCTTGGTGACCTGGGCCGACTCGGCGAGCTCGGTCAGCCGGGACCCCGAGTCGGCGATCCGCGCGAACACCCGCGCCTGGGCGAGCGTCAGGTCGGCGAAGCCCTGTGCCGCGAGGTGCTCCAGCGAGGCGTTCTCGGCGTACCGGTACGGGATGAACAGCAGCAGCGGGGTGGGCAGGGGATCGGTCTCGGGCACGGCCGCTCCTTGACAAGATGGTCAGAATTTCTGACTATCACAGAGGCGAGACTAGCAAGCGAGGTGGCCGATGGACGTCGACACGGCGTGGGGACACACCCACGAGCAGCGCCGCTCGCTGGCGGACCTGCTGGCCGGGCTCGACGACACGGCCTGGGCCACGCCGTCGGTCTGCCCCGGCTGGACCGTCCGCGACGTCGCCGCGCACGTGATCTCCGTGCCCCAGATGACCTGGGGACCGTTCCTCCGCGCCTGCGTTCGCGGTGGCTTCTGGGTGCCGCGGGTCGGACTGCTCGAGGGCCGCCGACGTGGGCGGGCGGAGATCCCCGCCATCCTCGAGCAGTACGAGACGTACGACGGCTCGCGCGTCTCGACTCCGTTCACGGGACACCTCGAGCCGCTGATGGACGTCCTCGTGCACGTCCAGGACATCGTCCGCCCGCTCGGCCTGCATCGTGACGCGCCGCCGGAGGCGTCGGCGGCCGCCGCGGACACGGCGCTGCGGCTCGGTCTCTTCTTCGGTCGGCCCCGACTCGGCGGAGTCCGGATGGTCGCGATCGACGTCCCGTGGAGCCACGGACAGGGGGCTGAGGTGCGTGCACCGATGCTGGAGCTGCTGCTCCTGTGCACGGGTCGGGCGGCGGACGGCGCGCTGGTCGAGGGGGACGGCCGGTCGCTGGTCCGGCTGGCCTGATCGCACTCGCCCGAGCCTCAGTGGCGCCCGGCGACCGCCGCGAGTCCGTCGCCGCTCACCAGGTCGGGGTCGGGTGCCCGGCCGGAGGCGAGCATGAGCAGCTCCTGGATCGGGCCCGTGATCGTGGGCCCCTTGCCGCGGTCCCAGTCGATGTCGGTGGCGACCATCCGCACGCTGCGGACGAGCCTGCCGGAGCCCATCAGGAACGCGAGGCGCCGTACCCGGTCCGCGGCGACGGCCGCCGCCTCCGGAGCCATCGTGCGTCGTATGCCGAGGGGCCGGGCGATGTCCTGGTGGTGGAGGAGGGCGTCGATGAGCGGTTCGACCGAGGTGGTGGTCGGGACGTGGTGGGTGCTGGTCGCGAACCGCTCGAAGTCGCCGAGGATGCTCTCCCGGGTCTCGCGGGCGCCGAGCCGCTTCACCTCGCGGTAGATCATCGCGTTGTAGCCGCGGCCGAGGTTGCGCACGGTCATGCCGGGCATCTGGGCCCAGCCGATCTGAGGCGTGGAGATGACGTGGGCCGCGACGTCGTGGACGGTCCACCCCGGGCAGAGCGTGTCGTGCGCCCAGTCCGCAGGGTCGAGGTCGGCCAGGGTGGCGGCCAGCGCGGCGCGCTCGGCGTGGATGTGCGCCCAGATCGTGGCCTTGTCCATGTCGACTCCCCTTGGTCAGTCTCCCTGACTGATATGGTCAGTCTGCCTGACCAGTTCGTCAAGACCCAGGAGGCTGCTGCGATGCCCGAGCCGCACCCGGCCCTGCTGATGTTCATCGGCGCGCGGTACGTCGAGCAGCGGGTCGCCGACGCCGTCGTCGCGGCCGGCTACACGGACCTGACGCCCGCCATGGGCAGGGTCGCCGCGCGGTTGAGCGAGGACGGGATCCGGGTCACCGAGCTGGCCGAGCAGGCGCGGATCACCAAGCAGAGCGCGAGCGTGCTGGTCGACCAGCTCGAGCGCGGGGCGTACGTCGAACGGGTGCCGGACCCCGCCGACGCCCGGGCCCGGCTCGTGGTGATCGCGCCGCGGGGACGCGAGGTGCAGCGGGTCGCGCGCCGTGAGGAGCGGGCGATCGCGCGGGAGTGGACCCGTCACCTCGGGGCCGAGCGGATGGCGGCGCTCCAGGCGGCGCTGAGCGACCTGCGGGAGATCACCGACCCGTACCGGTGACGATTTCGCGTCGCCCCACCGTCCCGAGTAGTCTTCTGCGGTTGCCTCGGCGAGGGAGCTCCCGCTTCTGTGACTCCGTGATCGACTGGGCCGGTCCGTCTTCATGACGCCGCGCGCCCCGCCGGTCACCGGGTGAGGGAAGCGCGGCGTTTCTCGTCTCCGAGCGCAGCCGCCCATCAGCACTGACGATCAGGAGATCCCCATGAGCAGCGAGAAGATCCAGGCCGAGGTCCGCACCGAGTTCGGCAAGGGTGCCGCCCGCCGCATCCGTCGCGACAACAAGATCCCCGCTGTCGTCTACGGCCACGGCAACGAGCCGGTCCACCTGACCCTCCCGGGCCACGACACGATGATGGCGATCAAGCACGGCGGCGCGAACGCCGTCCTCGAGCTCGAGTTCGACGGCCAGTCGCAGCTCGCCCTCACCAAGCAGGTCCAGGTCGACCCGGTCCGCCGCGTCCTCGAGCACGTCGACTTCGTCGCCGTGAAGCGTGGCGAGAAGGTCACCGTCGACGTCCCCGTGCACGTCGTGGGCGACGCTGCCGCCGAGACCCTCGTCGTCACCGAGAACGCGACCATCCAGGTCGAGGCCGAGGCCACCCACATCCCCGAGCAGTTCGAGGTCAGCATCGAGGGCGCCGAGGCCGGCACCCAGATCCTCGCCAGCCAGGTCGAGCTGCCCAAGGGCGTCACCCTGCTGACCGAGGCCGACACCCTCGTCGTCAACGTGACCGCCGCGCAGACCGCCGAGCAGGCCGAGGCCGCGCTCGAGGAGGCCGAGGCCGAGGCCGGTATCGAGAAGGACGAGCCCGCCGCCGAGGCTGCTGAGGCCGGCGACAGCGAGTGATCACCAGCCGGCTCAGGTGGTTCCTGGGCCGACTGATCTCCCCGGCGCGGACGCTCGCGCCGGGGAGCACTGCCGCACCCGACGAGGAGACCTTCGTGGCTGACGCGAACAGCGCCGACGTCTGGCTCGTCGTCGGGCTCGGCAACCCCGGCCCGTCGTACGCCGGGCACCGGCACAACATCGGCTACCTGGTGGTCGACGAGCTCGCCCGCCGGATGGGCAGCGGCTTCCGCGCCCACAAGAGCGGCCGCGCCGACGTGGTCGAGGGCCGGCTCGGCGCCCCGGGTGCCGCCAGCCCCCGCGTGGTGCTGGCCAAGTCCCGCTCGTACATGAACGAGTCGGGCGGCCCGGTCAAGGCGCTCGCCACCTTCTACAAGGTGCCCGCCGACCGGGTCATCGCGATCCACGACGAGCTCGACATCGACTTCGGCACGCTGCGCATCAAGAAGGGCGGCGGCGACAACGGCCACAACGGCCTCAAGTCGATGCGCTCCTCGCTGGGCACCGGCGACTTCTACCGGGTCCGGGCCGGCATCGGCCGCCCGCCGGGTCGCCAGGAGGTCGCCGACTTCGTGCTCTCCAACTACGGCACCGTGGAGCGCAAGGAGCTGCCGTTCCAGATCGACTCGGCCGCCGACGCCGTCGAGTCGCTCATCGCCGACGGGCTCGAGAAGACCCAGTCCCGGTTCAACAGCTGAGCTGCCGCGCGGCATCAACGGGACAGGACGCCGCGGGTCGACGACGGGCCACTACGCTGGCCGCGTGACTTTCGAGCCCGGAACCCCCGCCCCCGAGGTCGTCGCCGACGACCACCGCCTCGCTGCCTGGCTGGCCGAGGAGGCCGGCCGCCGCCTGCTGGAGGTGCGCACCGAGGGCCTGGAGGGCAAGGAGCTCAAGGACGCCGGAGACCGCGCGGCGCACGTGCTGCTGATGGACCTGCTGGCGACCTACCGCCCCGACGACGCGGTCCTCTCCGAGGAGGCGCTGGAGAGCGCGGCCGACAAGGACGCCCGGCTGACCGCCGCCAAGGTCTGGATCGTCGACCCGCTCGACGGCACCCGCGAGTTCTCCGAGCCGCCGCGCGACGACTGGGCCGTGCACGTCGCCCTCTGGCAGGACGGCCGGCTGGTCGCCGGCGCCGTCGCGCAGCCCGCCCTGGGCGAGACCTTCAACACCGGCACCCCGCCGGTCGTCCCGGCCCGCACCTCGCAGCGCCCGCGCATCGCCGTCTCCCGCACCCGCCCGCCGGCCTTCGTCGAGGCGCTCGCCAAGGAGCTGGACGCCGAGCTGGTCCCGATGGGCTCGGCCGGCGTGAAGATGATGTCGGTCGTGCGCGACGTCGCCGATGCCTACGTGCACGCGGGCGGCCAGTACGAGTGGGACTCGGCCGCGCCGGTCGCGGTCGCACGCGCCGCGGGCCTGTTCACCTCGCGCGTGGACGGCAGCGAGCTGGTCTACAACCAGGCCGACGTCTACCTGCCCGACGTGATCGTGTGCCGTCCCGAGCTGTCCGAGCAGATCCTCGCCTTCATCAAGGCGAACGGCACCGACTGACGCCACGGCATGGCTGAGGAAGGCACCGAGGAGCGCACGCCGCGGATCGACTGGCCCGCGACGTTCGCCGGCGCGGGCGCGGCCGTCACGGTCGCCGTCCTGCTGTCCACCCTCGGCGCCGCCGGGACCCTGATCGGCGCGGCCCTCGGCAGCGTGATCGCGACGGTCAGCACCGCGCTGTACAAGCAGGGCATCGAGTCCAGCCGCCGGCGCGTGGCCGAGGTGCAGGCTGCGGCGCTGCAGCGCGAGGCGGCCCGGGCGCACCGTCACGTCGAGGCGTCCGAGGTCACCCGGGTCACCGAGGCTGCCGGGGCCGCCGAGGCCGGGGACGACGACGCGGTCGCCCCGCTCGCCGCCGGCGGTCGTTGGACGGCGCTGCCGTGGAAGCGGCTCGCGATGCTCGCCGCCATCGTCTTCGTCCTGACGCTGGTGGTGATCAGCGCCGTCGAGCTGATCGCCGGCAGGAGTGTCTCCACGATCACCGGCGGGACCGACGGCAAGGACCGGACCTCGATCGGCGGGGTGTTCGGCGACGGCGGCGGCAAGGGCACCGACAAGCACCAGCAGCAGGAGCTGCCGGCCGAGGAGACCCCGACGCCGACGCCCAGCCCGACGGAGTCCGACACCGCCACGGTCCTGCCCACCGAGCCGACCGGTCCTGCGACCCCGACCGAGGTCCCGACCGATACCGCGACGCCGACCGAGACGCTCGCGCCGACCCCGGCGCCCTCCGCGACGCCCAGTCCCTCGGCGACGGTCACTCCCTGACGCGAAACCCGGTTGCCCGGGCGTGCGGTCCCGGCAAGGGTGGGTGCGTGACGTCGTACATCTCGCACACCACCGTCGACTGCGCCAACGCCTACGAGCTCTCGGAGTGGTGGAAGCCGGTCCTCGGCTACACCGACCTGCCCGGCGACCCGAACCTGCCGGGCCACGAGGAGTGCATGATCATCGACCCCGACACCGGTCACCAGGTGCTGTTCATCGAGGTCCCCGACCGCAAGGTCGGCAAGAACCGCGTGCACTTCGACCTGCGCCCGCGCACCGGCAGCCGGGACGAGGAGATCGAGCGGCTGCTGGCGTACGGCGCCGTGCAGGTCGCCGACCACCGCGGCATCCACGGCCCCGGCAGCGGCTGGGTCACCTTCGCCGACCCGGAGGGCAACGAGTTCTGCGTGGTCCGCTCGCAGGGCGAGCTCGCGGGCTCCTGAGAGCCCTCAGAAGACGTTGAGCGGCCGGAACTGCACGGAGATCCGCGGTCCGGCCGAGGCCACCTTGGGTACGGCGTGCTCCCAGGTGCGCTGGCACGAGCCGCCCATGACGACCAGGTCGCCGTGGCCCATCTCGACCGCGAACGCCTCGTCGCGGCGCTCGGGGTCGCGCGGGCGCAGGTGCAGTCGGCGCGGGTCGCCGACCGAGACGATCGCGACCATGGTGTCGTCGGTGGAGCCGCGCCCGATCGTGTCGCCGTGCCAGGCGACGCTGTCGCGCCCGTCGCGGTAGTAGCAGCAGCCGGCGGTCCGGAACGGCTCACCCAGCTCGGCGGCGTAGCGCTGCGTCAGTCGCTCCCGTGCGTCCGTGAGCGCCGGATGGGGCAGCTCGTCGCCGATCATGTAGGTGAACACGAGGCGCGGGACGTCGACCACCCGGTCGTACATCGCCCGCCGCTCCGCGCGCCACGGCACGTCGCGGACCAGTGTCGCGAACACCTCGTCGGCGTCGGGCAGCCAGTCGCGCGCGACGTCGACCCAGGCGCCCGCGCTCAGCACGCGACGCTCGGTGGTGACCTCGCTCGCCGAGGCGTCGAACAGGCTGGTCTGGAAGTCCACCGTCATGGACCGAGGATACCTCCGGGTCGAACAGGTGTTCGCATGGCACGCTCGGCAAAATTCCGTCGGTTCCCGGGACGGTGCCCGCCGCGCGTACCTACTGTCGACCTCCGGCGGGACAGCACCAGGGGGGTCGATGAGCCGCTCGCTCAAGCACGTGACGATCCGTGAGTACGTCCGTGAGCTCGTCGCCGGCAGCGCGCCGGGAACGGCGGCTCCGTCCGAGCGCGACCTGGTCGACCGGTTCGGCGTCGCCCGGATGACGGTGCGCCAGGCGCTGGACGCGCTGGTCGGCGAGGGAGTGCTGGAACGCGTGCCCGGGCGGGGCACGTTCGTCGCCGCGCCCCGTCGTGCGGCGACCGGCGTCCTCGGCTTCACCGAGGAGATGGCCCGCCGCGGCATGGTCGCCGAGACCCACACCCTGGTCGCCGAACGGATCCCCGCGGGCGACGCGCTCGCGACCGCGCTCCAGGTCGCCCCCGGCTCGCTCCTGGTGCGCTGGCGGCGCTTGCGGATGGCCGACGGCCGAGCGGTCTGCCTGTCCGACACCTACCTCGTCGAGCGGCGGGTGCCCGGTCTGGTCGACGCGCTGCCGAGCAGCCTGTACGACGACCTCGGCGACCGCGGCCTGCGACCGACCTGGTCGGAGGACGTGCTGGCGGCGTGCGCGGCCGGCGCGGAGGAGGCTGCGCTGCTCGAGGTGCGCAGCGGTGCCCCGGTGCTGCGCCACGACCGCCGGGCGTGTGCCGAGGAGGTCGTGGTCGAGGTCACGCGCACGCTCTACCGCGGCGACCAGCACACGGTCAGCCTGCTGCTGCGGGGCTGATCAGGAGAGCTCGCCGAGCGGCGCGACCTCGACCCCGGACTCCTCGCAGACCCAGGTGGGGTCCGGACCCCCGAGGTCGGGCTCGATGTGCAGCGCGTGCAGCGGGCCGCCGTCGCAGCGCGTGCACAGCGGCCACAGGCCCTCCCGTGCGTGCCGGCCGAACCGGTCGGCGAGTCCGTCCTGCACGTCCTGGGCCACCAGGCCGGCGATGAACGGCGCCCCCTCGGGCCACTGCTCCAGCCACCAGCGGCGCTCGGAGCAGGCGTCCTCGAGCAAAGTCACGGAGTCCGGCGTACCGAGGGCACGGGCCTGCAGGTCGGCCAGCACCTGCGCTCGGGCACGGAAGATCACGCTGTCGTCCACAGGTCCATTGTGCGCGGGTTTGGTGACGGGGCCGCCCGGGGCATGGCAGCCGGCACCGCTCCCGACCCGCGGGAGCCACCGAGAGGGGACCGCCATGACCCTGTCCGCCGTGTGGGGCGACCTGGACCGGCTCGACGACGAGATGGCCGAGCTCGCGGGGCAGGTCGCCGAGCTGACGTCGTACGCCCGGCGGTGGGTGTGCCAGCGGGCCGGCTTCGAGCCCAGCCCCCTGTGCCTGCTGCGTCCGCTGGCCGAGCTGATGGACCTGCTCGCCGACGGGTTCGGCGACCTGCGTGCCCTGGCTCTCGACGACTGGGCCGACCTGCGGCACGGCGTCGCGTCGACCCGCCTGGACCTGCGAGCGGTCGACGACGACGCGGTCGCCCTGATGCCGGTGGTGGCCCGATGACCGTCGAGCCGCTGCTCCTCCCGGAGCCCGGGCCCGGACCCGAGCGGCTGCGCCACGACGCGGAGCTCCGGGCGCTGGACCGCACCTTCGACCGCATCCGCGACACGGTCAACACGGGCATCGACGTCCTCAACGACCTCGGGTGCGGGCTGCGCCGCCTGCCCGAGGAGAGCCTTCAGGAGCTGGTCGTGCTGCCGCTGACCGGCGACTACCGGCGGATCCGGCAGAACTCCGCCGCGATCGGTCACCTCGACGCTGCGCTGGCCCGCTACGCCGCCTCCACCGCCCGGATGGCGCTCGCGGTCGGGCCCGGCTGGGAGGGTGACGCCGCGGCGTCGTACCTGCTCCGGCTGGGGCGGCACGCCGCCGCCGCTCGCGGCGCGGGCGAGCTGCTGGCCGGGGCGGTCCCGGCCCTCGAGGAGGTCGCCCGGTTCGCCGAGCGGCTGGCCGTCGAGGTCGAGGAGCTCGTCGTCGAGCTCGTCGACAAGGGCACCCGGCTGATGACGCGGCTGCTCGCCCGGGTCGCCGGTCCGGCCGGCTGGGCCGTCCTCGGAGCCGAGGTCGCGGTGCACGGCCTCGACGCCGTCACCGACCTGGTCGACGACGCCCGCCGGCTGGTCGCCATCGTCGACCGGCTCCTCGCGATGAAGGTGGAGGTGGTCGATCAGGTCGACGAGCACCTCGACCGGCTGGCCGCGCTGCGGCGGGTCGCCGACGTCGTGCGGGAGGAGCTAGGCCGGTAGCCCGGCGAGCTCGCGTGCGACGTTGGCCCGCGCGGTCTTCTCCCACTCGCTGCGGCCGTGCGCGGTGCGGAACAGCGCCGGGGTGTCGGTCAGCGCCCGCAGCACCTCGGCCCGGCCGGCGGCGAACACGTCGTCGTCGAGGTGGGCGTACTCCGATCGCACCGCGGCGACGTACTCGTCGTAGCGCTCCTGCGCGGCCGCGAGGATGGACAGGTCTGCGTCCGAGAGCGCGCACCCGTTGGCGTCGTCGGCCTCCGGCCGGTGGTGCTCGGTGAGCCGGACCAGCCGGGCCACCTCGGCGACGGTCGCCTCGTCGGCGTGGGCGGGCAGCGCGTCCTCGGCCCAGGCGGCGGAGCGTTCCTCGGCGTCGCGCTCGCCGTCGTAGACCGCGTCGTGGAACCACGCGGCGAGCAGCACCGGCGTGCGGTCGTACGCCACCCCTGCGGCGGCGAGCTCGTCGAGCCGCTGCAGCACCTCGGCGAGGTGGCGGGTGCCGTGGTGGCCGCGGCTCGGGTCGCCGTAGGCCGCCAGCAGCTCGTCGCGCAGGGCATCGGCGCCGGTCAACGGCCAGGGCAGGTCGGTCACGTCGGGATGGTCGTCCTCCATCCCGGTATTCAAACCGACCGCCCCGGCCGCTGTCACCGGCACCCCCGCATCAGGGACGTCGTCCAGCGCTCAGTCGCCCTTCACGTTCACGATCTGGCGCAGCACGTGCCGGACCTCGACGAGGTCGGCGGCGTCGGCCATCACCCGGTCGATGTCCTTGTACGCCGCCGGGATCTCGTCGATGAACGCGTCGGTGTCGCGGTACTCGATGCCCGCCATCGCCTCCCGCAGCTGCTCACGGGTGAAGGTCCGGCGGGCCTTCGACCGGGAGTACTCCCGGCCCGCGCCGTGCGGCGCGGAGTTGAGTGCGACCGGGTTGCCGAGGCCGCTGACGACGTACGACGCCGTCCCCATCGACCCCGGGATCAGGCCGGGTCGACCCCGCTCCGCGTTGATCGCGCCCTTCCGCGACAGCCACACGTCCTTGCCGAAGTGGCGCTCCTGCTCGGTGTAGTTGTGGTGGCAGTTGATCTCCTCGACCCGCTCGAGCTCGTCGGCCGAGCCGAGGCCGACCCACTCCGCGAACTGCCGGACCACCCGGTCCATCATCTCCTCGCGGTTGAGCAGGGCGTAGCGCTGTGCCCACCGCATCTCGCGGATGTAGGCCCAGAACTCGTCGGTGCCCTCGGCGAGGTAGGCGAGGTCCTTGTCGGGCAGGTCGATCCACCACTTCGCGCACAGGTCGCGGGCGACCCCGATGTGCTTCTGCGCGATCTTGTTGCCGACGCCGCGCGACCCGGAGTGCAGGAACAGCCAGACGCGCTGCTCCTCGTCGACGGTCACCTCGATGAAGTGGTTGCCCGACCCGAGCGTGCCCAGCTGGAGGTCCCACTGCCTGGCGTAGCGCCCGGGCTCGAAGCCCGCCTGCTCGGCCAGCGCGGTGAGCTCGGCGAGCCGGCGCTCGGTGTGCTCCCTGCTGATCGTGCGGTTGGCGGCGCCGGCCGAGAGCGGGACCGCCCGCTCGATGGCCTCCCGCAGGGGTCGCCGGTCGGCGGGCAGCTGGTCGGTGGTGAGCCGGGTGCGCACGGCGATCATGCCGCAGCCGATGTCGACGCCGACCGCGGCCGGGATGATCGCACCGAGGGTCGGGATGACCGAGCCCACCGTCGCGCCCAGGCCCAGGTGGGCGTCGGGCATCAGCGCGAGGTGCGGGTGGATGAACGGCATGCGTGCCGTCGTCACCGCCTGGTCGCGCGTGCCCTGCTCGAGGATCGAAGCCCAGCTGAGGAGCTTCGGGGTGATCTTGTCCATCGTGGTGTCCTGCGTCGTGGCCCTTCTCGTGTCGTCGGTCCGCGGGGTGCGGACCGGCGTACGACGCTAGGTGCCCGGAAATGCGTTGCACACGTCATTTCCGCAGCGGTAGCCGCATCCAGACGCTGTCCGGTCCGCCGAGCTCGTCGGCGCTGCGATGGGTCTCGGTGAACCCGTGGCGCTCGTAGAACGCGCGCGCCCGGTCGTTTCCGGCCATGTGCGCGAGCCGGATCTCGCCGGCTCCCGCGCCCGGGCCGGTCACGACCGCGTCGAGGAGGGCGGCGCCGGCGCCGGTGCCCTGCGCCTCGGGCACGACGTACAGCTTCCAGAGGTCGACGACGTCGCCGTCGATCGAGTACGTCGCCACGCCGGTCACCTGCCCTCCGGACTCGGACACGAGCACCCGGCCGGCGGTGATCGCTCGCGCGGTGCCCTCGGGCGACCACCACTCGGCGAGGCCGCGGCGGACGTACTCCTCGCCGGCGATCGGGGTGTAGGTGGCCGGCCAGGTCGCGTGACCGACCGCCACCACGGCGTCCACGTCCGCAGGCGTGGCCGGGCGGACGTGGACGCTCATCGGTGCCTCAG
This genomic interval from Nocardioides kongjuensis contains the following:
- a CDS encoding ATP-binding protein; translated protein: MPSNPYTPGQVPRILAGRAVEMRRIEGLLARVATYGELGGPLMVFHAPRGIGKTSLLRAAQRGAVEAGFVTAWVACSRQQPVLSAIAHSVGRALERADAVPAGTRWRGQLERLTVEVGLPGAKVQAEVSRKEAATAPPHAAIGMLESLLHDAAASVRGHGGAGLFLLLDELHTASADEMSVLLNTLQNLDGERTENPLATVAAGLPVTPEALTRAATFGERSTFVSLDVLSDDDARAALVAPAEAEGVTWTDGALAAVVTESRGYPYLLQLLGSTTWDAADPDTGTRLTLAHVKRGLPVARDQLAAMHRARWGAASRLEQRFLAAMAAAGDGNVTRAAIAAGMGVDSRAISVPRERLIEKGVIEPVGHGLVRFTLPGFGQFVRGLEDA
- a CDS encoding MarR family transcriptional regulator, whose protein sequence is MPETDPLPTPLLLFIPYRYAENASLEHLAAQGFADLTLAQARVFARIADSGSRLTELAESAQVTKQTAGYMVDQLEAGGYVERVPDPTDARARLVRVAGRGEQARAAAMEALSHLEAQWRAHLGPRRMAVLRESLAALREITDPYL
- a CDS encoding maleylpyruvate isomerase family mycothiol-dependent enzyme, which codes for MDVDTAWGHTHEQRRSLADLLAGLDDTAWATPSVCPGWTVRDVAAHVISVPQMTWGPFLRACVRGGFWVPRVGLLEGRRRGRAEIPAILEQYETYDGSRVSTPFTGHLEPLMDVLVHVQDIVRPLGLHRDAPPEASAAAADTALRLGLFFGRPRLGGVRMVAIDVPWSHGQGAEVRAPMLELLLLCTGRAADGALVEGDGRSLVRLA
- a CDS encoding maleylpyruvate isomerase family mycothiol-dependent enzyme, producing the protein MDKATIWAHIHAERAALAATLADLDPADWAHDTLCPGWTVHDVAAHVISTPQIGWAQMPGMTVRNLGRGYNAMIYREVKRLGARETRESILGDFERFATSTHHVPTTTSVEPLIDALLHHQDIARPLGIRRTMAPEAAAVAADRVRRLAFLMGSGRLVRSVRMVATDIDWDRGKGPTITGPIQELLMLASGRAPDPDLVSGDGLAAVAGRH
- a CDS encoding MarR family winged helix-turn-helix transcriptional regulator, producing the protein MVSLPDQFVKTQEAAAMPEPHPALLMFIGARYVEQRVADAVVAAGYTDLTPAMGRVAARLSEDGIRVTELAEQARITKQSASVLVDQLERGAYVERVPDPADARARLVVIAPRGREVQRVARREERAIAREWTRHLGAERMAALQAALSDLREITDPYR
- a CDS encoding 50S ribosomal protein L25/general stress protein Ctc; the encoded protein is MSSEKIQAEVRTEFGKGAARRIRRDNKIPAVVYGHGNEPVHLTLPGHDTMMAIKHGGANAVLELEFDGQSQLALTKQVQVDPVRRVLEHVDFVAVKRGEKVTVDVPVHVVGDAAAETLVVTENATIQVEAEATHIPEQFEVSIEGAEAGTQILASQVELPKGVTLLTEADTLVVNVTAAQTAEQAEAALEEAEAEAGIEKDEPAAEAAEAGDSE
- the pth gene encoding aminoacyl-tRNA hydrolase; this encodes MADANSADVWLVVGLGNPGPSYAGHRHNIGYLVVDELARRMGSGFRAHKSGRADVVEGRLGAPGAASPRVVLAKSRSYMNESGGPVKALATFYKVPADRVIAIHDELDIDFGTLRIKKGGGDNGHNGLKSMRSSLGTGDFYRVRAGIGRPPGRQEVADFVLSNYGTVERKELPFQIDSAADAVESLIADGLEKTQSRFNS
- a CDS encoding inositol monophosphatase family protein, translated to MTFEPGTPAPEVVADDHRLAAWLAEEAGRRLLEVRTEGLEGKELKDAGDRAAHVLLMDLLATYRPDDAVLSEEALESAADKDARLTAAKVWIVDPLDGTREFSEPPRDDWAVHVALWQDGRLVAGAVAQPALGETFNTGTPPVVPARTSQRPRIAVSRTRPPAFVEALAKELDAELVPMGSAGVKMMSVVRDVADAYVHAGGQYEWDSAAPVAVARAAGLFTSRVDGSELVYNQADVYLPDVIVCRPELSEQILAFIKANGTD
- a CDS encoding VOC family protein, with product MTSYISHTTVDCANAYELSEWWKPVLGYTDLPGDPNLPGHEECMIIDPDTGHQVLFIEVPDRKVGKNRVHFDLRPRTGSRDEEIERLLAYGAVQVADHRGIHGPGSGWVTFADPEGNEFCVVRSQGELAGS
- a CDS encoding alpha-ketoglutarate-dependent dioxygenase AlkB is translated as MTVDFQTSLFDASASEVTTERRVLSAGAWVDVARDWLPDADEVFATLVRDVPWRAERRAMYDRVVDVPRLVFTYMIGDELPHPALTDARERLTQRYAAELGEPFRTAGCCYYRDGRDSVAWHGDTIGRGSTDDTMVAIVSVGDPRRLHLRPRDPERRDEAFAVEMGHGDLVVMGGSCQRTWEHAVPKVASAGPRISVQFRPLNVF
- a CDS encoding GntR family transcriptional regulator is translated as MSRSLKHVTIREYVRELVAGSAPGTAAPSERDLVDRFGVARMTVRQALDALVGEGVLERVPGRGTFVAAPRRAATGVLGFTEEMARRGMVAETHTLVAERIPAGDALATALQVAPGSLLVRWRRLRMADGRAVCLSDTYLVERRVPGLVDALPSSLYDDLGDRGLRPTWSEDVLAACAAGAEEAALLEVRSGAPVLRHDRRACAEEVVVEVTRTLYRGDQHTVSLLLRG
- a CDS encoding HD domain-containing protein, coding for MEDDHPDVTDLPWPLTGADALRDELLAAYGDPSRGHHGTRHLAEVLQRLDELAAAGVAYDRTPVLLAAWFHDAVYDGERDAEERSAAWAEDALPAHADEATVAEVARLVRLTEHHRPEADDANGCALSDADLSILAAAQERYDEYVAAVRSEYAHLDDDVFAAGRAEVLRALTDTPALFRTAHGRSEWEKTARANVARELAGLPA